ATGGGGCCAAAATTACCCCCCTGCATGTGGATGATTccaatttcattttcatttttaaatttctttctGGATATTACAAATCGCCAATATTGATTGATGAGAGATTTACACTTTCATATGACTTTCTAGTCATGTGACTATGTGAGTATACTATACCAAAGCAATCATAAGTGCATTGTGCTTTCCTTGATATCCTAGAGGCTTGTATCCCTGCAGTGAATCTGTGTATCACAGATCTGCCGATACTTGAGTTCTCTAATATTCTGATTGATCCCTTCTTAAAGATTTATAAATCTACATTATATGCACAAACTAAAATACAAACTAAAATATCATGTTCCAGATAAAAATCCAGAGGTATCTTTAGTCCTAACCAGAAGAAACTAAGATCTTCTTGCGCTAGTCTTCTTTAAGAATGGCCATATTATACTTTGAAAAGAACCTACAAATGAAAAGAGGTGTGCTCTAATGGTTAACTATCATTTTCCATGACATGTTGATTCTTTGAGGATGTTTTATGAGATCAGTTATCAAACATTAATGCACATTCCAAATTATTAAGCTATACGCATATATGCTGCTAATCAGGCTTGTATAAATCATGTAGGGTGGTATAAATGCAGCCCTTGGAAATATGACTGAAGATGACTGGAGGTGGCATATGTATGATACAGTCAAAGGAAGTGATTGGTTAGGTAAGTTGCTTAGAGCATATCACCTTCTGTACTTGAATGTTTTATCACATATCAGAGAAGTTCTTCCTGGTCATGTGATGATAGTTGGAACTTGGAACATCAAACATTCTCAAAGAAGCTCTTTCATAATATGGATAGAAAAAACTCTGATGACTTATCtttgaattttctgtttttgttctaGAGGATAGACTAAACTTATGAGTTATGAAATGTCATCTTTCCATGGCATCATGTTTCACTACTCCTCTTCTGTGTTAACCGACCAGCAACTGCATGTTGTGTTCCTCAGGTGATCAGGATGCTATTCAATATATGTGCAGAGAAGCACCAAAAGCAGTTATTGAGCTCGAAAATTATGGATTGCCATTCTCCCGAACTGAAGATGGGAAAATTTATCAGCGTGCTTTTGGAGGTCAAAGTTTGGACTTTGGAAAAGGTAGATGTTCATATGTTGCTATGACAGTTTTCATTCACATTTTGTCCAGAATAATTCTCCATTATATAaatatgtgtgtatatgtatgcgACTAATTTGGCATCTACAGGTGGCCAGGCCTATCGGTGTGCATGTGCTGCTGATCGAACTGGTCATGCATTGCTTCACTCACTTTATGGCCAAGCAATGAAGCACAACACCCAGTTCTTTGTGGAATACTTTGCATTGGATCTTCTCATGGATAGCAATGGTAAGTTACTGTACAAACCATATATCAGCATCATTCTTATTTAATTGGTGACTGAACTTGTTTTAGAATTGGTTCATCTGGATAACTTGATTTCATATCTCAATTTGGCTACAATTTGGCCTATTAAAGCAGCTTATATGATTTGTTTTGGAAGATTGATCATCAGTATGAACCAGGCTAGATATTCATGTAGTATGATAATGACCTCTAACCAAAATTAATTGGATACAAGGAACAAAACCAAGTTCTAAGACCTAATGACTATATATGGAGTAGTAAAAGGGagtttgtggtttattttgGTTTAAGATACAAATTTATTAAAGATGAATCATGCTAGTTTTCTCGAGAGGATCTGAAATATGGCAATAATTTTGCTATATGAGGGTTATATGGAGCAAAGATTATACTATAGAGGTTAAACAATGTATTAGTTCTCCACGAGGTTGGGGGAGACTAGGAGAAAGGTTCTATTAATGCAAAGAAATGATGTATAACATTAAAATGCTCGAGTCATAAATAGCTGGAGGACCCAGAATTCATCACTTAGTATGGAAGAAGGGCCAGCAATTGAATCACTGGTTGACATAGTGGAGAGagaaatctgaaaattattctgCAAATCTTAGTTAAATTGATCATGCCCAAGATACTtgtatacaaagatatgggaACATATTTTGATATGATGCTATTTGAATTAGAACTCACTTGTCCCCTTATAGACTGAAACTAAGACTTAGATCCTTTACGATTCCATGCTTGTTCTGAACTATATAAAACAGCTTAATTTCTCAATTTTTCAATTCTAAAAATAACTCTAATTATTACTCTGTTAAAGATTTAAAATATTCCTACAACAGCCCTGATTAGATTTCTCTCTTAAAATTATAAAACATGCTAGACTTCTATAGAAGGGATTCCAGTGTTGCTGGACATTAAGAATAAGAAAAGGAACAGAGACAGTCACTGGGAACAGACCTGCTGATGCTACTTCCAAACATCAATTTAGCAAGAAAGATTTCATattctcttaaaaaagataCCTTAGTATATCTGGACTCTAAGAACTTTTAAGGGAGGTCTAGACAGATGCTTCTGAACCAAGAGGCAAAGGCAAGAAATAATTCAACAATAAAAAGATTAATTATCAATCATTTATTTCAAATCATCTTAGAATTTAGATTGTCGAATAATCTCAAGTTTAAAATCTTTTGCAGCCACATGCATCTGCACGTGTTATAACTACCATAGATCAAGTTTCTCATTCAAAAGTCACATGACAACTTCAAAAGCCTCATTAGTCATTACTTTGACCATTTCTGTTACTGTCAAGTCTTATTTGACTATTTAAATACATCTTTTGTTTGAAGATGTTCTACTTAGTTTGTTAAGTGCTAGGAATCATGCTTAATCTATCGATGTAGTTTTGATTGGCTTATGGCCAAAGTTGTGTGGGTTTATAAGTCGATATGAACTTGAGTATGTTGGAGATATGGCAGTTTTCTCATTCTATAGTTTAAGATTGGGAatgcatcaaatttggagttggAGATTGATAGATATATTTGGATAATTGAGGTCAATTGAATAGTACCAGGCTTTTTCAAGCCTCTATCTTGCTAGTCCATATATGCTTTTGCTTCTATTGTCATACCTTTTCCCTTATTTTGATGGATTAAATGCTTCGGAAAAATAGTCTGTTCTTTTGTTCTTGTTGTGAGGTTGTAGTTGATTTTTATTTGCATTCGCTTATTTGCTGCTACTTAGGGTTTGCCAGCGAGCTAATACCTGGTATTGACTTTATATTGTTTTAGACTGGGCCCCCAGGTGGGGCATGTTGACAACATTGGATTAGCTTGACAAAGCTGTGACCCACCAACAACCCTCCCTAGGAATATTCAGTATGTTGTTACCTGACTTTGAGACATATTGGAGTTCCTAGTTACAATTTTTTCATTTCTTAGAAGATTTGACAAAGCATGTTGGTTAAGCTATCATTATTTAACTTGATTAATATATTCGAGTTATTAGGGCTTTTGTGAAGAAGTGCATAAATATATGGAAGCGAACAAGGAAAGCTCTGGGTATAGGCTGTCACAGATTATCTTTTTAGTGTGGGTGGCACAGTCCTTGTGCTTTAGCTGAATTGAATAGCTTATAGGCAAGGTTGCTTGGGCATCTAAATTAGGAAGAATTTGAAAAGGGTGGAAAGTATTGTAGTTTACTCTTTCTATTGTGTAAGTTTCAAATCTTACAAACTAATAGTTTGGGGTTGATGGGCGAGTTTTGAAATTTACATCAAAGTTTCAAATACTGGTTCTGGAtctcatatcatttttttgctGGAACGGTACGATACTGGGTACCAGCACATGGTATGAGACTGCGTCTTCTAGCAACCTCTTGTAATGGTAGGGTAACATTCATACTGTCCCATTTAAAGGTATTTGAGACCTTGATTTACATAGTTTCTTTTTCGAGGTCCCTCCTGATATGCCTTGGTACGATACTGGGTGCCGGCACACATTATAAGACCACATCTTCTACCGACCTGTTGTTTACCGGTGCCAGAAACCTGTCGAAATGGTAGGGTAACATTCGTACTGTCCCATTTAAGTGGTATTTGATACCTTGGTTTACATAGTTTCTTTTTCATAAAGATGTGCCTTGGCACTGTCATAAAGATTCTTGGCCCCTCTGAGGTGATCAATTGCTGCTCGTGTATTACATTATTACATTCATGGCCGATGACTTGTCATCCTAAGTGTCAGGTCCATTGTTTTGCTAGCCCATATCTACTTATCGTTGTTGTATCTTGTCTAATGACTTACTACTTCATGGAGATTTTATTTTTGTCGTAGCCTGGGAATAATATGCCATCTTCTTCATTGTTTCCTTTGCTAATAAAATTTGGCAACTTTAATTGACTTCATGTCACGATATGATTTATGGTTATTAAAGCTCTTCAACTGCCATAACATATCTTTTAAAATAACTTTTACATAGGATGCTTAACTGTTGGGTGATTTGTCATTATCTACTAATCCATGTTCTTTAAAGGAAGCACCAGAATTTTAAAGATACGAAATAATGCAGCTACAGAATATTATTCTAAGCAAGAAGTGGCATTTGTTCAGCTCCAGCATGGGACTGAGTTCTTGGCAGAGAGTTATTTGTGTTATAATTGATAAATGTGATGGTACCTCATTAAGTTGCAGGTCACAGTAGGTAGATTGATGTGTTTGGGTTTCTATTGTTGTTTACAGATTATCAGAGAGTTGGGGAGTGCACCATTTTGGAGTACTTGGTTCTTTGCATCTTAGTTGATGTGTTATCGTTTTAATTTGCATTTTCTGCTTGTCTGGTCCCTTGCAACGAAGGGTGAGATATGctgagcttgagtgagctaggCCTAGTTCAAGGTCGAGCTCGAGTCAGCTAAGGAAGCTTTAGCTTGGCTTATTTGCTAACTAAATGAGCCTGTAACTCGAGCCTAATTTCAAGGTGAACATGAGCTGGCTTGATAACAGCTTGCTTGTTTGGCAGCCTGCTTGGACCTTTATGGGATACAACAAAGCAGTGCTGGAAATATCATGCTTGTGTTGATCACAGTGAGATTGTTTACTGTTGCTGTTTTATGCTCCAGTTATCTTTTTTAGCAATGTGGCTCCTTTCCTTGTTTTCtgcctctttttctttgtgcttgatagaacaagaaaaatgattatgtatatatattttctgTTAATAATCAGACAGTGCTTCAACAACTATGTTTCAGGGGCCTGCCAGGGGGTGATTGCATTGAACATGGAGGATGGGACCCTTCATCGTTTCCGTGCTGCCAACACAATTTTGGCAACTGGGGTAGTTATATTATCTTTTAAAGTATATATTATATCTTCTTGTACATTAAAAAACTATTGTATTTGTAACTTCGTTTTGGTGTGTGTATCAGGGTTATGGCAGAGCATACTTCTCTGCAACCTCAGCTCATACATGTACAGGAGATGGCAATGCTATGGTTGCACGTGCTGGATTGGCTCTCCAGGTTAGTTTAGTGGTTTCACCTAGATGGAAGAACTTGCAATTTCAAAGCATCCAACATTTCGTTTATGCTTTATTGGTTATTTAACCTGCAGGATCTTGAGTTTGTACAGTTCCACCCTACTGGCATATATGGTGCTGGGTGCCTCATTACTGAAGGTTCTTATTTGTTATATCTTAGTTCCGAGCTTTATATTTTTGTAAAGTAGTGTCCTCTTATGCTGATATGATCCTATACTCTGACACTTTTAACCAATGTCTCCTATCTAGCTTTTTGATGCATTATATTATCTTTATAGATGCCAATATTTTGATCTATATTCTACTGTTCTCTTACCTATTTCCTGCTTTGTTAGGATCTCGTGGTGAAGGCGGTATCCTTAGGAACAGTGAAGGTGAACGTTTTATGGAACGATATGCTCCTACTGCCAAGGATCTTGCATCACGAGATGTTGTTTCAAGATCAATGACAATGGAAATAAGAGAAGGTCGTGGCGTAGGTAAGAGCTTAATTTTTTAGTACAAGTGCATTTCTTGATGATAATTTGAATAGTGCTCACCTAGCACATCTGGTTTGTTCTAACATTCCTCAGGACCACTGAAGGACCACATCTATCTGCATTTGAATCATTTACCGCCGGATGTTCTCAAGGAAAGACTTCCTGGCATATCAGAAACTGCTGCTATTTTTGCTGGTGTTGACGTCACTAAGGAGCCCATCCCTGTTTTGCCTACAGTGCACTATAATATGGGTGGGATTCCCACAAACTATCATGGAGAGGTAATGTGTCAACGCTCGTGAAACTGATCCAGAGAATTTCTTCTAGTTGTTTTCAGTATTTGTTAATATATACAATTTTCCACCATGTCTTTTGTTTTTCAGGTAGTTCATATCAAAGGTAATGATCCAGATGCTGTAGTTCCTGGCTTGATGGCTGCTGGGGAGGCAGCTTGTGCATCTGTTCATGGTTCAAATCGGCTTGGTGCAAATTCCCTTCTTGATATAGTGGTTTTTGGCAGAGCTTGTGCCAACAGGGTTGCAGAAATTTGCAAGCCAGGtaatttccccccttctttATCCTTATATCTAGGTAATACACAATTTTATGATGTGGAATTCCTACCATGGAAAGAAACTGTGTCAATTATGGAACATTGTAGGACGCAAGCAGAAACCTCTTGAAAAAGATGCTGGAGTGAGGACTATTGCCTGGCTTGATAAACTAAGAAACTCAAATGGTTCACTGCCAACTTCAAAAATTCGTCTCAACATGCAACGGGTGATGCAAAATAATGCTGCTGTGTTTCGAACTCAAGAAACACTAGAAGAAGGTAAGTTGAAGAAAAATTCAGTTCTGTTTTCTTTCACGTCTTGGTGTGCAATGTTACTAATTATTTATGGATCTATGTCATTATGATAAAAATATGTCTATAACCATATGACCAATACTTACTAAAGGGACTGACTGACATTTTCTTCTGGTGAAGTTGGCGGACCACTTATTGTTTACTAAATTTCATTTTAGGTTGTCAGTTGGTTGACAAAACATGGGAGAGTTTTCATGATGTCAAAATTCGTGATCGGAGTTTGATATGGTAGTTTCTTTCAACCCATGCTGTCAGTGATGTCATTTCACTGTTTCAAATTACTTAGGTGTCTGATTACTTGGTACCATTGCAGGAATTCTGACTTAATGGAGACAATAGAACTGGAGAATCTTCTAATAAATGCATGTATAACTATGCACTCAGCTGAGGCAAGGAAGGAGAGTAGAGGAGCTCATGCTCGTGAAGATTTTACGGTCAGATTTACTCTctgcagaaaaaaaaacttatttctcttttttcaaGTCCTGATTCATTTCTTAAACATGGTGCTACTCCATTCCATTTGTGCAGAAAAGAGACGATGAGAAATGGATGAAACACTCACTAGGGTCAGTATCTATTTTCTCCTCTCTAACATTAGAATCTTGCAATTGCCATATTCTGATAGAGAACATCTAGCACACGGAAGACATACCATTACATTGTCATTTGTTTCATAAATTGTTTTAATGTATAGTTTATAGCTTTTTCTAGGCTTGCAAAATTTGCGAGATCTCAATAAGATCTATTTTGTACTATGGCTGTATTTTTAGGGACATTTATCGATGTTGAAGTTGTGAAGGTGTATGTCAGCTGCAGAGTTTAGGCATAATTCGGAAAAATATAGAAGCAATGTATATGGATGTTATGTCTTGGTATGACCTATGCATATCACTTGTAGTCGTCAGATCAAaagaaattataaatttattgtCATAAAATCTGAGGTAAAAAATATGTATTGTAAGTAAAGTGTTATTTCAAACAGAAATGTCTGAGATTATATATTTTAGAACACGTAATACTTCAGACTTCTGGTCATTAATGGCTCATGCATTGTTTCTTATGCAGAAaggtaaatttattttatgccaCATGTGATACCAGGTGTTAAACTCTGTAAATTCTTAAAGTCATATATGACATATGCTAATAAGCTCATCAAAGCTCTGATTTACTGTAAGATATCAGTTTTAGAATAAAAAATCTCATATCGGACCACAAAATTATCAGTCCTTAGTTTCAAGTATGCTAAAGTAAAACAAATATGTCAATTTAGGACATCACCGTCATGATTGCCATGGAACATTGGCATCACTGGCTTGGCATTACATGGTTAAATAATAATGTATTCTCTAGTTAAATTGCCTGGACTTTAATAGTGGTGGTCATCTTGATTATTATGTTAGATTGTTACAAGCATGCATAGTTGCTGTTGAATACCTAAGGACAGCACATTGCCTATTAAACAATGAgatgcaagtttctgtgttatCATAGGATGTAAAATACATTAAATTTGGAAAATTTTGATATGCTAAAGTTAGGTTAGGATTCGCtatatatgaaaattttgtcaAGGCTTGTATAATATTTGCTCAAGGCCTCTGGCCCTAGCTGGATGTATGATAGGACAACCCACTGCCCCTGTGGAGTACTGAGTTCCCTTCAAGGCAGGACTGTGGTacttaaagaaaaggaaagaaataggATCATATATATGCATTATTCTGTATGAAATGAATTAGGATAAAATTTTTCATCATGACCAGATCTTGATGATCACATTTTTAAGAATTTCTATGCCCTTTGATGTATACTCAGTATCTTGTACAAAATGCGCATGTTAAAAATTATCTCCTTGGTATGTATCTTCAGTCTTTGTAACTCGAGTATCTTTGTTCTGTTTCACAGATACTGGGATAATGAGAAAGTCAGGCTGGCGTATAGGCCTGTCCATATGAATACTCTGGATGATGAAGTAGAGTCATTCCCACCAAAAGCACGTGTTTATTGAAATGCTGCTCTTCTTGCTTGAGTTGCTTTTTGAAGATTTGCTCAGAAAATAATTGCTTTTTGAAGGCTACCCGATTACATGACTTTGACAGTCAAATAAAGTAGTTAAATTTCAGCATTTTCTCCAAAGGAAAAAAATGTGCAACCTATTTCAATGGGAGATGCCAAGTGCCGACAACCTGTGTATCTGATCTGAAAAATGCTGATATCCCTGAATTATGATCAAAATGCCTTATCTCAAATGCAAACCAGGTTTAATTTACTTTCCTGATTATTGTTTGTGCAGAATGCAATCTAGTACCTCTAAGTAATGATCGTACCAACCGGCCTTTTCATATGTAGTTGATAATGTGGTGGAACTTGAAAGCATTGCTATAATGATATGCTGAGATTTTGTAGTCTAGAGTAACGGTTTATGCAGGTCTGGCCTCTGTATATGCAGTTGGTAAATAGGAGTATTCTCTGCATGTAGAGTAGTTTATCTTACTGTGATAAGGTTGATCCTTAATACATTGATTTGATCCTCCGAGATGACTACGGAAAATTATGTGACAGCTTCTTAGTAACTTTTCTATAAAATAGTGATACTTCAATTAGTTCTCCAGCAAGCTCAGTGATTACTCCGTTCAGCACATCCTTCTCCGCATCTCATATGACCTCATCCTTCTCAACTAGGAGAAGCATCATGCTATTACAGCCAAGATCCCACATAGAGTTGGCATGTGGACGTCTGGATATCTCTCTCAAGCATCTCATGCAGGAATTCTGCAGTATCATAATTGGTGTTCTCCATGTAGCTGGGGAACTTCAAACTCTCAAGATCATCATTCAACTCATTAACCAATGTATCCAAGCATCTAACTTTCACTGGTGCCTAGGACATTGGCGTGGCACAATTTACTTCTCATTTCCCCTTTCCTGTTAGTTCATATCCACAGTCTAAAAGAAGCTTATTATCTTTGCCTGTGCATGAAATGTCATTGGCTCAATTGGAACCTTGACTCTTAAAACCGTCTGTGCTGTGTTGAGGAAATGCTGATTGTTTACTAGTACTTTGCATGAGGAAGCATTGGTCCTTTCTGTAACTGAACCTTATCCATCAACTTCAGATGCTGCCCGATTCTGCCACTCGAACAGGTTAGAGTTGCTGACTTCTGTGACAAAAAGGAAATGCAACCCTAAAAGTTTTTCCTAATTTTCCTGtttaagttgtttaattaacttTTCATATTAGATTACTATGTTCGGTAATTTTCTGCATGTCACGGCTGCATGTCTATAAACAAGATATGTCTTATTTGTTCAATCAAGATTGCCTTCCAGTCCTGTCCGTGAAGTTCAGACATTTGCCCCCCAAATTTCCTTTTCCAAGACCAAAATTCCGGGGCCACCAGAGATCAATAATAGAGGTTTACTCTTTCTcccaaaacaaagaaagaaagaaaaaaccgTGTGAATGAAGGAAAACGGTAACTATGTCAAGGAACGACTCTCATAAGCATCAATATTTGTATATCTTAAACATATTATGTCAAACAATGATCATAAggaacattaaatatataataacCTCATGACATGCCATCCTAATGCGTTGCACCGTCAAAAGGCCATGAAGGCCCACAAGACTTAACCGGCCCGATTGGAACCAAAATCGTACAGTACCCAAAGTCCAGACGATAATAAAACCATCCCTCTCGTCGCCGCCCAACGGCTCCCAAATCTCCCGTGTCCCGTTCGACGACGTCTTCTTTATCCATTAGTATGGCCCCCGGCGCGGGCGTCGGTGGTGGCGTGGGAGGAGGCGGAGCCCGGAAACGGCCACGCGCGAGGAGCAGCACCCACTTCTCCTCCGGCCCCGACCCCGACGAAACCCTAGCCGAGAATTCTCCTCCTCCGCTGCTTCTCTCCTCCTCCGTCCCCACCGCCAGCGGCTTCAACGACCCCGTCACCGCCGACGTCCTCCTCCGCCTGCAACTCGAAGATCCCTCaccttcctcttctcccgacCTCCATTCCCCCTTCCTCGACCTCCACCTCCACTCTGCCGCCCTCTGCCGCTCCCGCTACTTTGCTGCCCTCCTGTCCGACCGATGGCTCCCCGCCGCCGCCGACTCCCTCGACACCATCATCCGCCTCAACCTCGCCGTCCCCTCCGCTGCCACCGCCCGCTCCCGCGGCCCCTTCGACTCCCACGTCGCGGTCCTCCGGCTCCTCTACACCCTCGACTTCTCCGGCGCGATCATCTCCGCCGCCGACGCCCTGGAGATGCTCCCCATCGCCCTCGAGCTCCTCTTCGACGACTGCATCCAGGCCTGCGTGCGATTCCTTGAGGCCGTGCCCtggaccgaggaggaggaggaggccgtgtTCAGTTTGATCCCTTTCCTCCAAGATGAGGAATCCCGCGACCTCCTCGCTAGGGTCCGGCCGGAGATGGGCTCCGACGGGAAGGCCCCCCCAGAGGAGATGCTCCATAGCCTGATCCTCTCGGCGATCCACAGCCACCCGAAGGTGGCCACCGTGAAGGCCTTCGTGGCGAAGCTGCTGAGAGATTACCCCTCTCGGGACACGGTGAGGAGGGTGTTGGACCGGGCGTTCCTGGAGAACTTGGAGACGGTGAAGAAATTTCTGGGAGAGTATGCAAGCCCGGACTTCAGGGTGGCGGAGGACAATGACGAGACCGAGGCGATACAAAGGCTGAGCCTCCACAAGGCGATGGTCAATGCGAGGCACTTGCTGTGGCTGGTGGAGAGGATGATCGAGCTGAGGGTGGCGGACATGGCGGTGAGAGAGTGGAGCGAGCAGGCGGCGCTCGTGGCTGACCTGCAGAGGACGTTCAGGGATGATGCATGGCGGAATATCGCACCTGGCCTGTCGTCGCTAGTGATGAGGTGCACCAGCCGGCTTGCCAACGCTGTGGCTGCCGGGTCGATCCTGGCTCCCAGACAGGTCTTGCTTTTGAACTCCCTGTTGTTAGCCTTCATTCATCTTGCAGGAGTAAACTTTAGTCGTTAATATTTTGCTCATGCCATTGAGGATGATCATATAGTATTTTTGGTGGCACTTCATCGCGAGAGCTTCTTGATCTCAATGCTGTAATTTGGGAGTCCTGTTTTTATAGGTAAAGAGCAAGATAGCTGTTTTTTAACCTAATTTTTGCTTGTATAACATAAACAGTAAACATTAACCATGGATGTCAAGCATCGTCACAGCTCCAGAGGG
The sequence above is drawn from the Phoenix dactylifera cultivar Barhee BC4 unplaced genomic scaffold, palm_55x_up_171113_PBpolish2nd_filt_p 000007F, whole genome shotgun sequence genome and encodes:
- the LOC103705388 gene encoding BTB/POZ domain-containing protein At3g05675-like; amino-acid sequence: MAPGAGVGGGVGGGGARKRPRARSSTHFSSGPDPDETLAENSPPPLLLSSSVPTASGFNDPVTADVLLRLQLEDPSPSSSPDLHSPFLDLHLHSAALCRSRYFAALLSDRWLPAAADSLDTIIRLNLAVPSAATARSRGPFDSHVAVLRLLYTLDFSGAIISAADALEMLPIALELLFDDCIQACVRFLEAVPWTEEEEEAVFSLIPFLQDEESRDLLARVRPEMGSDGKAPPEEMLHSLILSAIHSHPKVATVKAFVAKLLRDYPSRDTVRRVLDRAFLENLETVKKFLGEYASPDFRVAEDNDETEAIQRLSLHKAMVNARHLLWLVERMIELRVADMAVREWSEQAALVADLQRTFRDDAWRNIAPGLSSLVMRCTSRLANAVAAGSILAPRQVRMKLVKEWLPVLNVCRDMVSPIPSGQKMLYHEMEETFLMIISTLPMSNAKELLQQCLSFSTRNVDDCPHLISAFNTWFRRANRSPHDDSTS
- the LOC103705389 gene encoding succinate dehydrogenase [ubiquinone] flavoprotein subunit, mitochondrial-like, yielding MWRSCVSRSLRLSSKKASIGGQPIRRYPSRPRFFSTNSFGQYTVVDHTYDAVVVGAGGAGLRAAIGLSEHGFNTACITKLFPTRSHTVAAQGGINAALGNMTEDDWRWHMYDTVKGSDWLGDQDAIQYMCREAPKAVIELENYGLPFSRTEDGKIYQRAFGGQSLDFGKGGQAYRCACAADRTGHALLHSLYGQAMKHNTQFFVEYFALDLLMDSNGACQGVIALNMEDGTLHRFRAANTILATGGYGRAYFSATSAHTCTGDGNAMVARAGLALQDLEFVQFHPTGIYGAGCLITEGSRGEGGILRNSEGERFMERYAPTAKDLASRDVVSRSMTMEIREGRGVGPLKDHIYLHLNHLPPDVLKERLPGISETAAIFAGVDVTKEPIPVLPTVHYNMGGIPTNYHGEVVHIKGNDPDAVVPGLMAAGEAACASVHGSNRLGANSLLDIVVFGRACANRVAEICKPGRKQKPLEKDAGVRTIAWLDKLRNSNGSLPTSKIRLNMQRVMQNNAAVFRTQETLEEGCQLVDKTWESFHDVKIRDRSLIWNSDLMETIELENLLINACITMHSAEARKESRGAHAREDFTKRDDEKWMKHSLGYWDNEKVRLAYRPVHMNTLDDEVESFPPKARVY